The following nucleotide sequence is from Halorussus caseinilyticus.
AGTCGGGCGCGATTACGTGGGAGTGGCAAGCCGAGAACCACCTCGCGCAGGGCACCGAGTTCCACGAGAAGTACGGCGGTCCGGCCGACCCCGGCGGCGAAACCGACTGGACCCACATGAACGACATCGACAAGTTGGAGAACGGGAACTTCCAGCTCTCGGTCCGGAACTTCGACGTGGTAATCGAAGTGGACCGCGAGACGAAAGACATCGTGAACGTCGTCGGCGAACCCGGCAACCACGAGGTACTCGACCACCAGCACAACCCCTACCGACTCCGGAACGGGACGGTGCTGGTCGCCGACAGCGAGAACGACCGAGTGGTCGAACTGAACGCCACGACGGACGAAATCGTCTGGCAGTACGGCGGCCGGGGACTGCTCCACTGGCCGCGGGACGCCGACCGACTACCCAACGGCAACACCCTAATCGTCGATACCTTCAACAACCGCGTGGTGGAGATAGACCGGAACGGTGACGTGGTGTGGTCGTACTCCGGCGTCCAGATGCCCTACACCGCAGACCGCCTCTCGGTGTCCGAGGAAGACCACGAGACGGTCCCCGGCACCGAACTGGAGAGTCGCTACGTCGAGACCGACTCGGTACGGAGCGCGCTCGAACAGGCCGAAGCCTACGCCGCGTTCGTCTTTCCGTCGTGGGTCGAACTCCCCGAACTCCTGACGCTCGCGGGGATGGTTCTGGGTACAGTGTGGTTCCTGCTGGAAGGGGCGGTCGCAGTCGCTCGCGGCCAGTAAGTCGTCGGAGACCTCTCACGCGGGCTGAATCCGAAGTACTCGGTCGTCTTGGGGCGCGGGCGTTCCCCTGCCGTCCCGGTTGCTGGTCGTGACGTAGAGGTGGTCGTCCGGACCGGTGAAGACGGTCCGAAGTCGGCCGTACCGCCCGTCGAGCAGTCGCTGTTGGGCCACGACTCGGTTCTCGTCGTCTATCCGAACCCGGTGGAGGTGAGTCCCGGCGAGCGTCCCGAAGAAGAAGTCGCCGTCCCAGTCGTCGATTGGCCCGCGATAGAACGCGGCGCTTCCGGGCGCGATGGTCGGCGTGTAGGCCGCGATGGGGTCGGTGAACCGGTCGCCGTCAGTCGGTCCCATCGTCTCGGGCCACCCGTAGTTTTCCCCGGCCCGGAGGACGTTGATTTCGTCGTCGGTCGAGGGACCGTGTTCCGTGCCGAAGAGGGTGCCCTCGCGCCACGCGAGTCCCTGCGGGTTCCGGTGGCCGTAGGTGAACACGGCGTTCCCGAAGGGGTTGTCCGGGTGCGGTTCGCCGTCGGGAGTCAGTCTGAGAACCTTCCCCGCGAGCGAGTCGCGGTCCCGCGCGAGACTCCCCCTGCTCGCGTCACCGGTCGTGACGTAGAGCGCACCCTCCGGACCGAACGCGAGGCGGCCGCCGTCGTGGATTGACGCGGCCGGGATGTCGTCGAAGACGACGGACTCGCGGGCGAATCCCTCGGAGACGCGGTGGCGCACGACCCGATTGGCGAGTCCCTCGGCGCTCTCGTAGGTCTGGTAGGTGTACGCGATGTCGGGGTCGTCGGGGTCGAGTTCCAACCCGAGCAGGCCGCCCTCGCCGCGTGCGGCAACGTCGTCGGTGAGGTCCGCGACCTGTTCCTTGCGGCCGTTCTCGTGGGCGACGCGCTGGACTCGGCCGGGACGCTCGGTGAGATAGAGGTCGCCGCCCGGCGCGAACGCCGCGCCCCACGGCACCTCCAGTTCCATCGTCACCGTCTCGGTGCGGAACGTGGGTTGGTCGGTGGTCGTGGTCGGTTCGTCTCCGGCGGTCCGCAGGCATCCCGCGACTCCGACCGCTCCCACCGTCGCCGTCAGCGACCGAAGGTAGGCGCGCCGCTCCATGCGTACAGCAATGTGACGGCGGGAGAAAAATAGCGTGGTTTCGGGGAGTAGTGGCTCCGAACGAAAGGGTGCGCCGTGCGAAGGAGGTGGCACGGCAAGAAGGGAGAACCGCCGTCCGAAAGGGGACCAGACGGACGGCGCACGCGACGATTCGGCTACGAGCGGACCGCGGCGAACTTACGCCGAGCAGACGCGCCACGTCGTCGCGGACGTGTACGACCACTTCTCGATTTCGAGGTCGGTGGCCGAGTCCTTGAGTTTCACCATCAGCGCGCCAATCTCCTTGGCGGAGAGACCAACTTCGTCCGCGATGAACTTGCTCTTGAAGTACATCTCCCCGTCGTCGGCCTTGCTCCGGAGGAACTGCTTGAGGCGCTGTTCCTTGGATTGTGGTTCGGGGGCGTCGGAGGGCTGGGTAGTTGCGCTCATCGTCGTTTCCACGTAGGAGACGGGGGATGATATAAAGGGCAGACGGTTAGGGTCGTTTTCCGCTGATTTGGGTCACGAGAACTACACGAACCGAGAAAATGGGGTGAAATTGACTTTTTACGACTTTTTCTACGACTCTTTTATCGTTCAAAACGGAATCTAAGTCTTTGTTTCGGCTTTCTAGAGGTAGACTACAAACGTCATACGAACGACCGACATCGAGGGGTGAGCGGACAAATTCGGCCGGTCGTCGCCGCGGTCAGAACGGGCCACAGCGCCGCCGAAACTGTCGTCGGCGCGAATAAAACGTTTCTCGGCAGGGTCGAATCGTCCGCCAGTAACGGTTTCGAGGGCTCGGTCGGCAGAAATCGGGGAAATCGGACTACGGGCGCTCGTGGACCCAGAACTGCTCGTCGGTCGTGACCTCTTTCTTGAACAACGGCACTTCGTCCTTGAGGCGGTCGATACCGTCGCGGACCGTCCGAAACGCCTCGTCGCGGTGGCCCGCCAACACGACGACGAACACGATGTCCTCGCCGTACTCGATGACGCCGGTTCGGTGGTGCATCACCACCTCGAAGACGCCATCGCGCTCCTCCAGTTCGGCGCTGATGGCCGCCATTCGCTCGTCTGCGACTCCCTCGTACTTCTCGAATTCGAGGAACTCGGTCGGGTCGTCGTCGTCGTTCTCCTTGGCGCGAACCCGGCCGGTGAACGTGGCGATAGCGCCGGAGTAGGGCGCGTCCTCGGACCGCTTGGCCTCGGCGACCAGCGATTCGAGCGTCTCGTAGGGGTCGGTCTCGGCGAGCGCCGACCGGACTTCGGCGGGGTCCACGCCCGCGGCGTCGTCGGCGCGAACCAGCACTTCCCCGGTGGAAACGGATTCGGTGGCGGAGACGGACGCGGGTCCACCGTCGCCGACGACTACCCGCGGCGCGTCGGCGTCGGGAAAGCCGACGAGAAGCGCGTAGTCGTGGTCGGGCGCGAGGTCCGCGAGCAGGTCCGACAGCGACCGGTCGCGGCCCGAACCCGACCAGCCATCCTCGGTGAACTCGTACCTCGCGGCCGCGGGGCCGTCGTGCGGTTCGACGTTCGTCCCGGTCCGGTGAATCTCCGCGACGCGGCCGTCTTCGCCGAAGCGACCCGCCAGTCGGTCGGCGACCGCTTGCGCCGCCGCGTCGGGACCGACGACGCTCAGTACGTGCATGTCTGGAGGAAGGGCGGGGGCGCGCTTGTAGCCTTCGGTGGCGCTAGAGCGACGGGAGTGTTGGGGACTGCGAGCGCCTTCGTGACGACCGGCGAGACGCAAAGCGTCTCGCCAGCTTCTCGCCCCTCACGCGCCGTGGGCGCGATACGTTCACGCGGTCACGCCAGCGCGCGGGATAGTCGAGTATAATATATCTGAATATATCCTTTAGCATCTTTTGTATTCTTCTTAGCAATTTTTAGATGTCTTTAGGACCGGTACTTCAACGTCACCGCCAGACGCTGACACCGAACCTGCCCGGCCGCTCTCCCGGCGTGTGTGACGTGAACGAATACCGGGGGCGACGTGAACGAGAACCAACCGCGAACGCCGCGCGAGTGACGGAAATCGGGACGACGCTCCCGGCAGTTGGCAATCCTTAAGGCCGCGTCCGGGCTACTCCGCCACAGAATGAAAGTAGTCGTCTCTATCGGCGGGAGCGTACTCGCTCCGGACCTCGGTTCCGAACGCGTACGCGACCACGCCGACGTAATAGAGGACCTCGCCGCCGAAGGCTGTACCGTCGGAACCGTCGTCGGGGGCGGTGGCGTCGCACGCGAGTACATCGCCAGTGCCCGCGAGTTGGGAGCCAACGAGATAGAACTCGACGACATCGGCATCGACGTGACGCGACTCAACGCCCGCCTGCTCATCGCGGCGCTGTCCGAACAGGCCGCCCCGAGTCCGCCCGAGGACTACGAGTCGGCGGGTGCGGCGATGCATCGGGGCGACATCGCCGTCATGGGCGGCGTGACCCCCGGCCAGACCACCGACGCCGTGAGCGCCGCGCTCGCGGAGTACACCAACGCCGACCTGCTGGTCTACGCGACCAGCGTGCCCGGCGTGTTCAGCGACGACCCCAACGAGGACCCCGACGCGAAGAAGTACGACGAACTCAACGCCGGGGAACTCGTGGACGTGATTGCGGGTCTGGAGATGAACGCCGGGAGTTCCGCGCCGGTGGACCTGCTCGCCGCGAAGCTCATCGAGCGGTCGGGCGTGCGCACCATCGTCTTGGACGGCACCGAACCCGAGCGCATCGCCGACGCGGTGCGGTACGGCGACCACGACGGCACCGACATCGTGCCCGAGGGCGCGGACGACCAGATGACCTACTGGGTCCGAGACGAGCAAGAATGAGCGACGACGCGACCGAACCCACCGACGCCCGCCAGATGCACGACGACGACGACCCCTACGTCCTCCAAGGCCCGCAACCCCACGCGTTCTGGGCCGAGTCGGTCGCCGAGAGGATTCTGGACCGGAACCCCGACGACCCAATCGTCATCAAGGGCGGTATCTCGCCGTCCGGCGTCCCGCACCTCGGAAACATGAACGAAATCGTCCGGGGCTACTTCGTCGCCGAAGCCCTCAGAAAACGCGGCCGTGAGGTCCGGCAGGTGTTCACCGCCGACGACCGCGACCCACTGCGCAAACTCCCCCGAAAGCTGGCCGACTTGGACGGCAACATCGTGGAGTTAGGCGACGTGAACGCGGGTGCGCTCGGCCGGAACCTCGGCAAGCCCTACACCGAGATTCCCGACCCCTTCGGGTGCTGTGACTCCTACGGCGAACACTTCTCGAATCTCATCGAGCGGAGCGCCCGACTGCTGGGCATCCCCGTCGAGATGGTCTCGAACACCGAACTCTACGAGTCGGGCGAGTTCGAGGACGCGACCCGCTACGTCCTCGAACACCGCGAGAAGGCCCGCGAAGTTCTCGGCCACTATCAGGACAAGGTGGACGAGGAGTACGTCCCGTTCAACCCCATCTGCGACGAGTGCGGCAAGATTACCGAGACCGTGACCGCGGTCAACACCGACGAGGGTACCGTCGAGTACCGCTGTACGGACATGGAGGCTGGCGACCAGACCATCGAAGGCTGTGGACACGAGGGCACCGCCACCTTCCGGGAGGGCAAACTCCCGTGGCGCTTCGAGTGGCCCGCCCAGTGGGAGGTGCTGGGCGTGGACCACGAACCGTTCGGCAAGGACCACGCCGAAGGGTCGTGGCCCAGCGGTTCCGACGTGGCCCGCAACGTCTTCGAAATCGAACCGCCGGTTCCGATGGCCTACGAGTGGTTCACCCTCGATGGCGAGGCGTTCTCGTCGTCGTCGGGCCACGTCGTGATGGTCCAAGACGTGCTGGAGATGATAGAACCCGAGGTCCTGCGGTACTTCTTCACGAAGGACCCGAGCAAGGCGCGGGACTTCAGCGTCGAACACTTCGACCACCTCGTGGACGACTTCGACGCCTTCGAGCGCACCTACTACGGCGAGGACGACCGCGACGACTCCGACGCCGACGAGAAGGCCGCCGAAATCGCGTCTGCGGCCTACCCGCCGACGATTCGGCCGACGCTCGCGGCCCGGTTCGACGCCGACGGCGCGCCGATTCTCGACCCCGAAGACAAGAGCGTGCCCGTCACCGACGACCGGCGCGCGCAACTGGACGAACTCGCGGACGACGAGTTCAGTGGGCGCGTCCGCCTGCCCTACACTTTCGCGGCGGTCCTCGGCATGACCGACGACCCGGACCTCCGCGAGAGCATCGCCCGGCGCGAGGGCCACGTCCCCGACGACGCCCCCGAGTGGGTCACGGAGTTTGCGCTCTCGCGGGTCGAGCGAGCGCGCGAGTGGGCGCGGCGAACGGGCAACGAGTTTGACTACGAACTCAAGCGCGCCGAGATGCCCGACGTGGACGTAGACGCCGACACCGAGGCGGCGCTGGACGAACTCGCCGACTTCGTGGCGGACCACGACGACCCCGACGAGATTCAGGGCGAAATCTACGAGACCGCAAAGCGCCACGACATCGACATCGGCGACTTCTTCTCGGTGGGCTACCGCCTCTTTTTCGACGACGAGCAGGGTCCGAAACTCGGCCCGTTCCTCGCCAAACTCGACCGAGAGTTCGTGCTGACTCGACTCCGGCGCGAGGGGTGAACCGCTCCCCGCCCGCTGTCGATTAGCACCCCGATAGTCCGGTTCAGGGCCAGCATAACAAAGTGGGTAGCTCTCGTTACTTCCGACGGAAAGTCGGACGACGCGGTTACGGTCGCTCCGACCCAAGGAGACTACTATGGCGATAATCGAACTCAATCTCGAGAAACCAGCGTTGAAGCGAGTCGAGTCGGGCGAAGAGAAGCGAGTCGAGGAGAAAGAAATCGAGGCCGAAGTCAACCCCGAGGAGGCGGCCGAGATGATGGACGAAGAGACGGCGGTCGAAATCGAGGACGAGACCGACGAGGGTTCGAAGAGTCGCGTCGGGAAGTACGCGCGGCGACTCCTCATCGTCGGCGGTGCCGCGGTGGGTATCCTGACCGCTCGGAAGTTCCGCCAGCGTCGCAAGTCGAAGTCCCAAGAACAGGAACTCGAAGAGGACTGGCAGACCGCCGAGTGAGGCGGTCTCCGCCGACGGTCTTTTCGTGACGTTCCCAAACGCCTTTGACTGGCGCGTCCCTTCTTTCGCTCGATGAATACGCTCGTGTGGGTTCTCGTCGGAATTGCGGTCTACTGGCTCGGGGTATTGGTCCTCGACTCGCAGGGCCTCCTGCCGTCGTACGTCGGCACGCAGGGGCCGATTCTGACCGTTCACACCCAGCGCGGCAAGCAGTTCCTCGACAGACTCGCCCGACCCAAGCGGTTGTGGCGCGCGTGGGGGAACTTCGGACTCGGAATCGCGCTGGTCGTGATGGTCGGCACGTTCCTCCTCCTCGTCGTGCAGGCCGTCGCAGTCGTTCGGAATCCGCCGCCCGCGACCGCGGCGACCCAACCGCAGAACGTCCTCGTGATTCCGGGCGTCAACCAGTTCCTCCCGCTGTCGGTCGCGCCCGAAATCCTGTTCGGCCTGCTAGTCGGTCTGGTCGTCCACGAGGGCGGCCACGGCCTGATGTGTCGAGTCGAGGACATCGAAATCGAGTCGATGGGGATTGCGGCCCTCGCGCTTCTGCCGGTCGGCGCGTTCGTGGAACCCGACGAGGAGAGTCGGGCGAACGCCGACCGGGGCGGCCAGAGTCGAATGTTCGCCGCGGGCGTCACCAACAACTTCGCGGTGACGCTGGTCGCGTTCGTCCTGCTGTTCGGCCCGGTCGTCGGGTCCATCGCCGTCGCGCCCGGCGCGGCAGTCGGCGGCGTCATGCCGGGGTCGGCCGCCGACGACGCCGGTCTGTCGGCGGGCGACCGCATCGTCTCGGTCGGCGACACCGCAGTCGGGAACAACGACGAACTCGACGCCACGCTCTCGAAGGCCGAGGACCGCTCGGTCGAAGTGACCTTAGCCAGCGGCGAAACCACGACCATCGAGCGGTCGCTCCTCGTCACCGGCATCTACACCAACTCGCCGTTCGCCGGGAGCATCGGCGAGGGCGCGACCATCGCCGCGGTCAACGGCACGACGGTCCACACCGAAGGCGAGTTCCACCGAGCGGTCGCCAACCGCACGGTAGCGACCGTCGAAACCGGCGACGGGACGACTGCGACCGGACCTATCGGTGCGCTTGCGACGGTTCGACCCGACCGAGCGGCCGCGAACGCCGAGATGCCGACCGAGGGGTCGGTCGTCATCACGTCCATCGAGGGCACCCGCGTCCGCAACTCCTCGGAACTCGGCACCACGCTGGACCGGTACGACCCCGACCAGCGCGTGACCGTCGAAGCCTACGTCAACGGGAGCGTCGAGAGTTACGACGTGCGACTCGGCGGGAACGACGGGGACGCCATGCTCGGCATCTACGTCATGCAGGGGACCAGCGGCGTCTCGGTCAACGGGTTCGGCGTCCAACTCTACCCCGCAGGTCAGTACTTGGACCTGTTGGGCGGCAAGTTCGGCGACTTCGTGGGCGGCATCGGCGGCCCGGTCGTCTCGTTCCTCTCGGGCGTCCTCGGGGTACTGTTGCTCCCGTTCGCCAGCGTCTCGCTCGGCGCGACCTACAACTTTGCCGGGTTCGTCGCGTGGAACGGCGGCTTTTACACCGCCGCGGGCGGTCCGCTGTCGTTCCTCGGCGACTGGGGCCTGTTCGTGCTGGCGAACGTGCTGTTCTGGACCGGATGGGTGAACCTCAACCTCGGCTTTTTCAACTGCATCCCGGCGTTCCCCCTCGACGGCGGCCACATCCTCCGGACGAGTACCGAGGCGGTGGTTTCGCGGTTGCCGACGAGTCAGGGCCGCCAACTGACCACGATGGTCACGACGACAATCGGTCTCGTGATGCTCGTGAGTCTGCTGTTGATGGTGTTTGGCCCGCAACTGCTGTCGGGATAGGCAGAACCCGAGGGCGTTTCACGACGCGACTCGCTTTCGAACGTAGTATTCGAGACCACCGGCGACCGCGTAGCAGACGACGTAGAGCGGCGAGAGACCGATGGCGTACAGTCCGAGTCCGAACACGGCTTCGGACGCGAGAATACCGGTCACGACGGCGTATCCGACCCAACCGAGGAGGACGACGCCGAGAATCACGACCGGTGCGACGACGTGAAATCGGACGTAGGCGGTAATCGGTATCGCAAACGTAGCGACCGTAAGCGCCCCCAGAAGCAGAAACGCCCCGACCATTTCGAGAGTGAGGCGCGTAGAGAAGTCCGCGAGGTCCCACCGTGCGACGACGAAACCGGTGACGAGATAGAGGGCCAACACGCCGACGCCGACGCTGATTCCGACTCGTATGGCGGCGGCCGTCGAAGCATCCTTTCTGACGGGCCAGTTCATACGTCCGACTACCCCTTTAATTTGTATAAGCATTTGGGGGATAGAGGGCTACGTGACCGGCTCAATCGGGGACGTTTCGTGAGCGCGACACCGCGTCGTAACTCCCTCATGTCGAGATAGCGGCGTTCACGAGCGAGGTCGGTTCGGAACGAGAGTGGGTTTCCGACCGGTCGTCGTCGCCGTCGAAAAGCGAATCGGTCAGTAGTTACCGTAGATTCCGGCGTCGACGCGGAGCGCCGTCGCGTCTTCTCCGGTGTGCCAGTGACTCGTACTCCAGTCGAGAGAGCCATCGGGATTACCGACGGCCGTGACGCGGTGGTGGGATGTCGTCTTGTTGGTGTCGTAACTCCACGTCCAGTTGTAGTAGTCGGCGTACACCTCGCTATCGACATCGTAGCCCGACCAGTCGGGAGAGTAGAAGCCCGAGTCGTCGACGTGCCAGATGGACGCGTTCTTGCCGGGACTCGGTGGTGCCGGAGGCGACTCCACTCGGTACGCGTTCGCGTCGTACTTGCGGCCCACCCAGTCGGTCTCGCCGCCGCTGGTGGTCCACTCGATTCGGTGGTTCGTCTTCGTGACCGTGATGTCGATGGGGTCCTCAGTACGTGCCCAAACACCGCCTTCGTAGTCGCTTTCGCTATCGCCACCGCCGTGGCTCAGCGTTCCGATACCGTCGTCTTCGGTGGCGGTGTCGGTGCGCGTCTTCGAACTCGAAAGCTCGGTCTGTCGGTCGCTCTTCTGTGCCGGAAGCTCCGACTCGGGGAGCGGAACCACCGTCGCTTTCGCCTGCTGTGGAGTCGGCCGTCCGCTCTCGGTCTGAGCGTCGTTCAGTTCGACGCGGTAGCCCTTCGCCGCACTGACGCCAGCGCGCTTCGTCCCGGACATCTCGACGCGGACGTTGGCGTCTTCGGTCACGGTCACTGCGGCTTCGCTCAGCGCCTCGATACCGCTCGTCGAAGGTCGAAGTGTCCGTCCTCGACCGGAGTCGGCGGCCGCGACGCTAGACGAAACGGTCAGGGCGGCACCCGCGGCCCCCAACTTCTTCAACGCGTCTCGCCGAGAGACGTTAGAAAAACTATCCGTTAATTCCTCTTTTTTAGTCATCTTACTCTAATTTTACTATATATTATAAATATAAAAGTGTTCTTATTTATAAATGGAGCGAGCGCATTATCTATATCGAGTATCTCGGAGCGAGTAGCCCGATACCGACGAAAATCCTCTCGTCCGCGGTTACATCGCCGCGTCTACGGAGACGACCGCCTTTCGCGGGCGAGAAACCGACGTTGCGCGCCGATGGCGGCGCGACCACCGACTTACTTCCCGTCGTCCGCCAGTCCCATTCGCTCGGCGAACTCCTCGGGGGTGTCGGGGATGCGC
It contains:
- a CDS encoding aryl-sulfate sulfotransferase, whose translation is MERRRRMRYLGWGVLLLALAFGAQGLAANEGVTATSDAGGPYEGHTLVSVQSYGLDGKLLELNEDNEVVWKFDPPKSRVFDAEQLENGNFLVAVTTKLSPEKCPDDQLVVASDQCIEARVVELDYETKEVVWEYSWYDEYITHHEVHDVDRLENGNTAIVDMGNDRAFVVNESGAITWEWQAENHLAQGTEFHEKYGGPADPGGETDWTHMNDIDKLENGNFQLSVRNFDVVIEVDRETKDIVNVVGEPGNHEVLDHQHNPYRLRNGTVLVADSENDRVVELNATTDEIVWQYGGRGLLHWPRDADRLPNGNTLIVDTFNNRVVEIDRNGDVVWSYSGVQMPYTADRLSVSEEDHETVPGTELESRYVETDSVRSALEQAEAYAAFVFPSWVELPELLTLAGMVLGTVWFLLEGAVAVARGQ
- a CDS encoding PQQ-dependent sugar dehydrogenase, producing MERRAYLRSLTATVGAVGVAGCLRTAGDEPTTTTDQPTFRTETVTMELEVPWGAAFAPGGDLYLTERPGRVQRVAHENGRKEQVADLTDDVAARGEGGLLGLELDPDDPDIAYTYQTYESAEGLANRVVRHRVSEGFARESVVFDDIPAASIHDGGRLAFGPEGALYVTTGDASRGSLARDRDSLAGKVLRLTPDGEPHPDNPFGNAVFTYGHRNPQGLAWREGTLFGTEHGPSTDDEINVLRAGENYGWPETMGPTDGDRFTDPIAAYTPTIAPGSAAFYRGPIDDWDGDFFFGTLAGTHLHRVRIDDENRVVAQQRLLDGRYGRLRTVFTGPDDHLYVTTSNRDGRGTPAPQDDRVLRIQPA
- a CDS encoding DUF7123 family protein — its product is MSATTQPSDAPEPQSKEQRLKQFLRSKADDGEMYFKSKFIADEVGLSAKEIGALMVKLKDSATDLEIEKWSYTSATTWRVCSA
- a CDS encoding molybdopterin synthase — its product is MHVLSVVGPDAAAQAVADRLAGRFGEDGRVAEIHRTGTNVEPHDGPAAARYEFTEDGWSGSGRDRSLSDLLADLAPDHDYALLVGFPDADAPRVVVGDGGPASVSATESVSTGEVLVRADDAAGVDPAEVRSALAETDPYETLESLVAEAKRSEDAPYSGAIATFTGRVRAKENDDDDPTEFLEFEKYEGVADERMAAISAELEERDGVFEVVMHHRTGVIEYGEDIVFVVVLAGHRDEAFRTVRDGIDRLKDEVPLFKKEVTTDEQFWVHERP
- the pyrH gene encoding UMP kinase, translated to MKVVVSIGGSVLAPDLGSERVRDHADVIEDLAAEGCTVGTVVGGGGVAREYIASARELGANEIELDDIGIDVTRLNARLLIAALSEQAAPSPPEDYESAGAAMHRGDIAVMGGVTPGQTTDAVSAALAEYTNADLLVYATSVPGVFSDDPNEDPDAKKYDELNAGELVDVIAGLEMNAGSSAPVDLLAAKLIERSGVRTIVLDGTEPERIADAVRYGDHDGTDIVPEGADDQMTYWVRDEQE
- the lysS gene encoding lysine--tRNA ligase yields the protein MSDDATEPTDARQMHDDDDPYVLQGPQPHAFWAESVAERILDRNPDDPIVIKGGISPSGVPHLGNMNEIVRGYFVAEALRKRGREVRQVFTADDRDPLRKLPRKLADLDGNIVELGDVNAGALGRNLGKPYTEIPDPFGCCDSYGEHFSNLIERSARLLGIPVEMVSNTELYESGEFEDATRYVLEHREKAREVLGHYQDKVDEEYVPFNPICDECGKITETVTAVNTDEGTVEYRCTDMEAGDQTIEGCGHEGTATFREGKLPWRFEWPAQWEVLGVDHEPFGKDHAEGSWPSGSDVARNVFEIEPPVPMAYEWFTLDGEAFSSSSGHVVMVQDVLEMIEPEVLRYFFTKDPSKARDFSVEHFDHLVDDFDAFERTYYGEDDRDDSDADEKAAEIASAAYPPTIRPTLAARFDADGAPILDPEDKSVPVTDDRRAQLDELADDEFSGRVRLPYTFAAVLGMTDDPDLRESIARREGHVPDDAPEWVTEFALSRVERAREWARRTGNEFDYELKRAEMPDVDVDADTEAALDELADFVADHDDPDEIQGEIYETAKRHDIDIGDFFSVGYRLFFDDEQGPKLGPFLAKLDREFVLTRLRREG
- a CDS encoding site-2 protease family protein; this translates as MNTLVWVLVGIAVYWLGVLVLDSQGLLPSYVGTQGPILTVHTQRGKQFLDRLARPKRLWRAWGNFGLGIALVVMVGTFLLLVVQAVAVVRNPPPATAATQPQNVLVIPGVNQFLPLSVAPEILFGLLVGLVVHEGGHGLMCRVEDIEIESMGIAALALLPVGAFVEPDEESRANADRGGQSRMFAAGVTNNFAVTLVAFVLLFGPVVGSIAVAPGAAVGGVMPGSAADDAGLSAGDRIVSVGDTAVGNNDELDATLSKAEDRSVEVTLASGETTTIERSLLVTGIYTNSPFAGSIGEGATIAAVNGTTVHTEGEFHRAVANRTVATVETGDGTTATGPIGALATVRPDRAAANAEMPTEGSVVITSIEGTRVRNSSELGTTLDRYDPDQRVTVEAYVNGSVESYDVRLGGNDGDAMLGIYVMQGTSGVSVNGFGVQLYPAGQYLDLLGGKFGDFVGGIGGPVVSFLSGVLGVLLLPFASVSLGATYNFAGFVAWNGGFYTAAGGPLSFLGDWGLFVLANVLFWTGWVNLNLGFFNCIPAFPLDGGHILRTSTEAVVSRLPTSQGRQLTTMVTTTIGLVMLVSLLLMVFGPQLLSG
- a CDS encoding twin-arginine translocation signal domain-containing protein, whose protein sequence is MTKKEELTDSFSNVSRRDALKKLGAAGAALTVSSSVAAADSGRGRTLRPSTSGIEALSEAAVTVTEDANVRVEMSGTKRAGVSAAKGYRVELNDAQTESGRPTPQQAKATVVPLPESELPAQKSDRQTELSSSKTRTDTATEDDGIGTLSHGGGDSESDYEGGVWARTEDPIDITVTKTNHRIEWTTSGGETDWVGRKYDANAYRVESPPAPPSPGKNASIWHVDDSGFYSPDWSGYDVDSEVYADYYNWTWSYDTNKTTSHHRVTAVGNPDGSLDWSTSHWHTGEDATALRVDAGIYGNY